GATTCAAGCATTGAAGTTGACAGCCAGAAcatctccttcaaaagagGAAGTAGAGGATCTAACCCATGGACTAGCTTGCTGTACGCAAATGTATGAGCGACAATTAAAAACAAAGACTCCTCGTTGCTTACCGGTTCGGCATACGCCTTCATGGTCTCTGCAAGCAGTTCCCGACATAATAATTCAGACGTTTGTTGTTTGCCCATTATACCTATTATCATCATTGCTCTCGCAGATAAAAAGgagttgaagttgaataTGGAATCCAGTATGTATTTCTTGAATTTGGTTTTCCATAAAGATGCTTCGCTCTCGGAACTGTTTTCCATCAACATTATAACGTTCGCGGTAAAGTTTTCCAGAGAATTGACTTTGCTTGTAAAAGAAGTAGCATTCAACGCTGGAGTAAGTCTCCCCTTGTCCTGGCTGAAACCTACTATTGCATTCAATTTCTGATGAGAAAATGTAGttgaaatttcaataaGATTCTTTCGGAACTCTGGACTCAAAGACTCATTGATTGTTAAAGAATGGCAGACATTCATCAATAGTTCATGTAAGGTCAACCTAAACTCAGGAGGTCCCACATCAATCAATAGCGAGATAATGAAAAGGAGCTCTGGAAGAAACATCTGTGCAAGTAGTGGAGCTTCAAAAAATAGAGCAACGGATATCTTGGATAATATTGTTAGCTCCGACCAACTGTGTGAATATATTTCTGCCTTCAGAGAGGGAAGAAATAGTTCCatcattttcatcaactttTTAATCAGTTCACTGGCAACCTCGACTGTAGCAAAACCTGTCAATAGCGTTATCACCTTCGTCCAGTCCTTGTTTTCCGAGTCCCTTTCCATGGCATGATTAATAATTTCGTCAACAAGAACCGACGTAAGTCTGTTATCCAGGGCAAGTTTGAACCAAATTTGCTGCAAGTACATGGCAGTAAACTCGGAATCCTGTAGAGTAAGTCTAATCAAAGTTTGAACAACGTGTGATGCGAGCTCTGGATTATCAGCATTATCGGTAATAAAAAATGTTTGGTAAAGATTAGGTATCCAATAACTCAAACATGTTACGATGGTGGAAATCGCATGGTTTGGCACAATGTGGCTTTCTAAACCGTCAATCATAAACTTCCAGATGTATGGAGTCAACTCTGGAAAGCTTGTTGATAACGCCTCGGTAACCAAAACTAAAAAGGTCGTGGTATTGCTTGGAACGTATATCTCAGCTGACTGATAGAATTTCGTGCCCAAATCAAGCTTAAACGCCTCCTGTGTAGCGACAAGTAAATTGAATGAAATGTTTTTGACAGTATCATCTTCGTTAAACAATCCAACGATAAACACGAGGCACAAGTGGCCTATGATTTCATTCCTATTGTCGAtctgcttttttttcttgtcttGTGTTTGGGAATATGTGATATCAGTGTCATAGAACTCAGTCTCTAGCTTTGATTCCGCATAATAAAACATTTTcacaatttccaaatgttTTGGACTAGAAAATATCAGTCTTGTGTCGTCGTAGAAGTTAACTGTGAACTCATTTTCGTCGCCCGTTACATTTGAGGCAGCAACAGATAATACATCATAAAAGCTGAATACATCATTCAGCATTACGTCAAATTCCTCCCTTGGTTCGTCCAATGTATAAGATCGAGGTTCCTCGTGCAGAACTTGGAATTGCGTGTAGCCgatcttcaaagatatcgGGCAAAAGCACTGTCTTGCTTCATTGTAAATATGAATGTCATGAAGTGAGATTCTTGTGTTTTGTaatgtttccaaaatatcaGTCGATAGGCCCAAACTCTTCAACAGAGATTGGTCACTAGATGTGTTGATAAACTCAAACTGCGTCCCTGTTTGAGAGAAAAGGTTTTCTTTGCCCCTTTGAGCTAGCCAACTTGTCATAAATAGCTCCGTTGGATTCAGGTAATAAACCTTGATGCAGTTTTTCACAGCCACGATGGGTGTTAAACTGAAAAACAATTTGCAGagtttcttgaagttcGAAACATTTATTCTAAAGCCAGTGCAATCCATCAGAATATAGTGTTGGTTTGTCCATAATTTGGCATAAATTTGTAATAGCGAGTACACTACGTTCTCCACGTCGCGTAACTCCGgatcaattctttgaaatgaGATTATTAGAATTGGAACACCCGTTGGAGACATTGATTGATAAACTGGCATCACAGCATGACTTTCGTCTTCTCCAGGAAGCTGTTTAAAGGCGTGACGATTCATATACTCATAAAGTTCTGGGTATCTGTCCATATTTTCCTTGACAAATACAGGTAAATCGTTTGTTAATTCCATAAGTGGAAGTCCTAATTCACCCAGAATATCGTCAATGTCAAGACAAAGAATTTTTAGTTTCTCAAAGGTTTCTGCAGAGTCTACCAGTTTCATGCTCTTCGTTCTAATATTGAGCTCTTGCAGATACAAGAAACGATGCAAAAAATGATAGTCAAAAACAATAGGAGGCCCCTTGAACCGTATTGGAATATATATTTCCACATTAGGCTCGCATAGGTCCACGATAAAGCTGTGTATCTTCTGGGTGTGCTCTTTCAAAACCGAAGCATGCCTTGATAAAATCTcccatttttcaaagttaTCAGAACCATTCGCCATGTTCTGTACAACCTTCGCTAAAGCTATAACCGCCTTTTTACTTGATAGAGGAAGCGTTAAAATAATATTCTCAGATTCAGGCGAAACTAATGCCGGGCCAATAAAGCGTAAAAACACAAACGTCCCCACTGCAATATGAGCATATTCtggaaatttttctttcataGCCACGTACACGGCGTGGGTTATCAGTCTTAGTTCAGGCGGAAAGTATTCCAGTGAGTCGAGAATAGCATTGCTCAGCTTATCCAAGTACCTTAAGAACATCTCGATAGACTGGTTTGACTCTCCTTCAGGTTCTGTTTTTTCAATGTCAAAGTTATCAGACGTATCAACCAGCTCCTGCAGAATTGGCCGTAATAGCTTCACTAAATAATCACATCCCTTGATTCTGGCATACAGAGATAATGCTCTGGTTGCGCAACTATTCCTCCGCAGAACATCCAAGTGCTCATTCGCGCATTCAATCTCATTGAtgatcaattctttgacgaCGACATGACCGGCATTCCGAGTTTCAAAACCATTTACCAGGCCGGCAGCATACGCATCAATTTCAGACGACTTGCACATCAAACTACCCTGAAATGCAATTCTAGGGTGCTCGATCAAAAGTAGAATAAGTTTATCCATCGCTTcaatctgtttcttttctgacATCTCAGTTTTCTGGGGATAATTGGTGACAATATCAATAAATACCTTGAGAAAAGCAATTTTTATGTTCTTATTAGAGGAATATCCCATTGGTAAGGTGAATTTGAAGCTTGCATCAACATTGGAATTTGATAAGTTCGTCAAAGACAGAATCAAGTTTCCGTTGAGTAAATTTATTTTATGTTTCAGAGTAACAGGAAACTTATCAGAACTCGTACTCTTTTCCAGGCCCTTCAGTAGAATGGTAAAATACTTCCCGAAAACAACCGTAGTGGACCTATCCATTTCGTCTTTAGTGTTTGACGACTGTACTTCCAAGGGAACTCCTTCTGTCAAATAGGCAAGCGCCTTTGACGATTCAATGGAAGTATCGATGAAAAGGAAGTCCAtatctcttttcttcagaTCCATTTCACGGTGCGATTTAGATAAATTTTCGAAATCATATGTTCTTGTGATAGTCGATTCAAACCAGTTGATAACCAGTTTCATCCAtttgttcttcattttAAAATGATGTTTCAAGCCTAAGTTCACTTCGCAATGCTGCAGAGCTTTGAACATTTTAGACATTTGGATGATACTTTTATAATATCTTATGGAACTGTCATCAATCTTTTCTACAATTCCTATTAAGTCGTCGATGGAGTTCACTAAATGAGgagaaaagagaataaGGACAtgttcgtcatcgtcacGTAGTAAAatcgttttcaaaataataattATCTGTTCGAGTAAAACAAAGTTAGACTCTTGGTTTGGATCAGAGATGTCTATTTTTTCGAGCATATTAATCTTGATTTTCAGGTTTTCGAAAAGAAGTCCAAACGACATAGGGTGCAGTTCAATACTCAGTAAGTCCCTCGAGTTTTCACGTGTTATTAATTCAGAGTTGTTTAGCCATTCACACTGCTGTTTGATAAACTCGTTTGTACTGACAATCAAATCCTTGCGCATTACCTTTAGTAATGGATAGTCATTCAGTTCCATTAAGCCGGTACAGTCTTTACTCATGATAACACCAGATATTGCAGCTAAAATGCCGGCTATATTTCTGAAATCTGTCAGTTCTCTTTGagaaaaatattttatCTGCGTGTAAGCAGACCACTTTCTGAACAGAACGCTCATCGCATCAAGTAAAATGGAGTCAGGAAATGAGATATACTTTAATATGTTATTCTTCAGCTTCCTCTGGAACGCCACTGAGCCTGATGAAGCATAAGTATCAAGTGACATCACTTTTATAAATTCAATATTGTACAGGCAGGTTTCATCAACATTGTCAACATAGGTCTCATAAAACTGTATGGCTTCATAGAAGTGTTTATATCCTTCCCTTAAGTAAATGGGAACGTTGCCATCATTGCAAAACAATGAAACGAATAAACCACCCCCAACAGTAATAGCAACAATAGGAAAAACTGATGCATCTATCTCAACTATACCATTTTCTATACCTGCGACAATAGCTGAGTTGCTAAGTTCCAACCTTAGTTTCAGGACTTTAACCACAACTCCTAACAGAATTTCTCTTTTAGCATTTGAGATTTTTAAATCAAACAATGTCGCTGCAAATAGCGACACAGTATAACTCGATAGGATATAGAACTCATATAGTTTGTCCTTTTCTATGTCTTCGGTTCCTTGGCTCATGTAATTGACCAAAATATCCATAAATGATTGGGCAGAATTCTGCAGTACTTTATTCTTGTCCATGATGGCAACAAAGATAGGTTTAATAATATTCTTGAAGTCCCTTGAAACCCACTCGGCAGATTTTTGACCCGCATTAGGAAGgatgaaaaatttggtcagtcttttgaaaataCTAAATATGTTCATCATAATGTTTCTTGCATGatcgttttcaagtttgTGGTTCTCTCTCGACGGAGTTCCTGGATTATGAATAGGTTCCTGGAGTTGGCGCAAACTTGCCTTGGTGGAACTAGCGAATTTGGACAGTTTCTCATCAGATAGTCTCCTTGCTGCGTcatttttctgttttggCGACTTAAGAGTTTTAGGCATTGAAGAATGCATGTGTGTAGGGAAATGGTGTGCCAGTGACGTCGGAAGATTGGGCATATCATTTTTGGTTCCTGGAAAACTTGGGCTAaatctatttttttctagGTCCGTAGGAGAGCTCAGTGAAATGAATCTTTTTTGTGGCATACTTGCCGAGCGCCTTTTCGCATTCGGAACAATAAGCTTGTTGATGTCGAATGGGGTGTCTATACTATCATCATCAGGCAAGTTTTTATGGAAATCGGTTGAATTGTCCGCACTTACGATAGACGGCAAAACTTCCTCAACGTCCCAAGATCCTGGAACATTTCTGCCGCTGCCTTTAGATGACGTGGATCGTCTGGTTAACGACCCCGCTGAGCAAACCTCCAAACTCCCAACCTCGGATGATCCAGCTGCGGACTCGTTAATATTGGATAACGATCTTGTTTTGTCAAACTTTTCAAGGATTGATCCATCCAGAATCGAAGACACAATATTAGTCACCTTGTCATCAAAATATGGAAAATCCTTTAGTAAGATATCAGCCACGGTACAGAACAAAGTCTTGAAAAAGTCTGAAGTTTTCTTTGCAAGTTCGATTCTCAGATCATTTTTCTCTAAAAGATGAAAGAAAATCCTGAAACCTTCGGTGTAAATCGATAACTTTTCTAAATTGACTTCGTCTAattccttctccaaatctAAATGTTGCAAGAAGTAAGTTGGATCGAGTTGCAGACCTGCTGCAAAGAATTCTAATTGTAAACACTTCTTGGTTTTCGCGTTTCTTGTCAAACAGTTTTTAATGTGATTGTTAGTTGGGGCGGCCCAATTTCTCCCAACGTCAAAGTTATTGCCCAGTATCTTGTATATTCTTTTCGAGAATACAACACATGGAAATTGTTGGTTATGTAACGAGACGGAGGAAGACATGGTCAGGATAGATAGTAAAGTTTTCAAGGAGTCTATGAAGGCCACATCACATGCCACTTGCGAACCGTTTAAAttttttatcaaaagaGTCAAAAACTTGACTTGTCGCGACTTTTTGGAGCCAGGCAACGTGGTcaactttttcaaactATGTCTAAACTGTTTGATGCTTTGCGATTTTTCCTTATCTCCTCCATTGGTACTACCAGAATGACGCATTGTTTTTGTCTTAACTGTAAAATCTGATAAATCTGATACGTCTGGgatgtttttgaacgagGTGAAATTAATTTCGGGGAACGTGTCTGGGTCCAAAAAAAGCAGGATGGACAAAAACCTCAATACGGTGGAGTATGATAGCAGTTCGTTGCTATGTAGGTTTGTGTAAAGCTCCAGGATGTTGTCTAATGAGTTAATGTTTGAAATCAAGCTGGACACTGGCGTGTCTTCCATGGACAAATACGGAAACACATGGGAGGTCTCTGAAGGCGTTGCGGGCGGCTCATTAAAGAATGACATGGGAGGTTGAAAGGCGGAACTGGCGATATCTCTAGAAATCGACTTTGTTTCACTAATGAAAGATGAAGGTGAAAAGTTGGATGACATAACAGGCGAAACAAGTACTCTATCTTCGATCGAATTGATGGCTGAACTGTGGCCACTGGCGTGTGAAGCTACATGATGTAATGTGCGACTGACATCTCCGCCAACAGGTGTACTTGCCTGGCTTGGGTGGTGGATTGGTTGGTAGGTAGCATTTCCGTTATTACCTGCAGTGGAGCTGGAATGTGGTTGGTTATGAGCAGCCAAGTGTTGTTCCGATGCAAATTCGGTTGTACTTGTTAAGATACCAGAAATGTTAAAATGTGAGTATACGTCGTCAAACATACAGGTTGCCAAGTGCGGTATGGTTTTCACGTAATGCGGTGTAGTCTCGTTATTTATATGCTGTAGTTTTTGTGCCAAATAAATGTACTCTTCCGGCCTTGCCATAATCCAAAACAGTACTGCCTTCCCAGCGTAGTATAAAAGTAATGGATACAATGCGTTTCGTTTCATAGTGGTCGCCATTGATTTTATAGTCTCCAAAAAATGTGCCAGGGTTTTATCTGTCAAAAACATACAGCCGAAGAAGTCCAGGTACCGCACTATTCCAAGTTCCGATGTTGAATTGATATTATTAGCAGAAACGTGAGATACTTTCGAGTTCAAAAATTGGTGGTACTGTTTCGGatttgctgctgctgcaaaCTTCAGTATGTAGTCCACCGTCAAATCGATTTTGGCAGTGTAGTAAGGGAAGTTTTTGTCCTTTAGAAACTTCTGGTAGATGGGAAGAATATTAGTCAACGTTGAGGATCCAGGACCAAACAAACCTGGTGCCATGCCCTTCAAAACGCTAAGAAGTCTAGTATTAAATTTGATGCGTGTACACGTTTCCAATAGCCTGGTAATCAGTGGTGGATCTATAGGTTCTGGTTGAACACTGTGGAAGCTTGGTCTATGCGTGGAAAACCCAACAGCAGAACCCTTaaagaattttttttgcctCGTGTACGTTGGGTCAAACTCCGCAGCACTAGTCCTACTTTCTATGCAATCCCAGTAAAATTCGAGCAAGTCACTTAGCAGTCGTACAACCACCAGGATCGAATGCATCGAGTCCTCATTCAATTTGTTAGAGGTAATTGGCTCATCTTGTAGGATATAATCTATCAAATCTAGACTGTTCTTCACAACCGGGTTCAAGTTTCTGTGTACTGTTATGTTGAACGCAACAGATCTGCAGGACAAGTAGAATGTTCCGTTTTCTACCTCTTGATAGTTATGGGACGAAGATTCTATCGGCAGCAGGGGTAAAAttttgctgaaaaataGGTGTCGTGCTAACGAATTGATCATGAAATTGTTCGAATCATTTTTTGGGTCTTCAATAGTATTCTCACTCATTTTAAACGGATTGCAAGCTTGTTGGAAGAACACAATTTGGAGCTagtttgtttgtttgttttctAATGTGGTTAGCAGATACACTGATTACACGCACTTCTATTCAAGTAACTTTAAATAGTTAAGAATGGGGAAGGGGCGGAggtgaaaaataaaaccCTCTGGAGAAAGAGTCGGTAAGCAGCAAGAAGCACTTGCAGAAGCCTGAACTCAACTGTACTATCCCGTCAAGCCACTCCAAAAGTAAagatcttttcaaaagattcTAAATGATAAAGTGTGGGGAAAGGGGATATGCTGAGGtgaggggggggggaaaCGAGTAACTTTCGGTCGTCTCCCAGAAAACAGTTAAAGAATAgatacaacaacaaaacaactTCCCGGTGAGGAAGGATaattgttcaaaagatttggTTCACCTTAGTACCTTCCTTGTCTGCTGCTGTATCTTTCTCCGAACTGGACAACacttgttgctgctgtaaCTGAGATTAAtttaaaaaataaatcaaaaataaaaaacgTGATCTGATGACAATGTTGTTATATAACGTCAAGAATGCATCTCTCAAGGATGACTGAGATTGTTTCACCTGAGCCCAGTGGGAGAGTGCGGTAGTGGTATAAGAGGCAGTGCTTTGTGCAACTCTTTCTTCGCTGCCTCCCTGCTTTTTGTTCGGTGATTTTATACATAATTTTTACTTGGTTTGTTTCACAGCTGTATGCTGAAATTGTTCATGCTTGCACCGTCGTTAAGCTTCTGCTTTCTTTGGTATTTGCGCTGTTGCTGTAGTAGCGGTGGCTCTTGGCTTTCGTTAaaattgtttctttggaacAAAAAGTAGCAGATCTTTTTGGCTTCGTGGTAGTTTATGTTCTCGTATCCTAAACTGCGCATCAACCCGTTGAAGTGCGAGAGAGTCATGTATCGTGAGTTTGTTATGCACGGTGCCGGTAGGACAATGAACAAGTAGCTGTGGTGGTTGTTCCCTTCTGTGGGGACCCCGCTTGTGTAGTCCTTCAGGAAACATGCAAACCGCTTGCACATCTGACCTCTGTCCTTCGGCGTGGGGACAAAATTCAACACTAATGAACAAGATATTAGGTCAAACTTGTCCGCGGAATTTTCGGGTATGGGTCGCTCCATGAAATCTTGCCGAAGGATGCCTTTCGCATCGTTCGAGTTGTTCAAATCTATTCTGGTgacatctttgaagatcCCACTCACAGAAATCTGGTTGTCTTTACTCAGTGAACCAATCTCTAAAGCGGTCAGGTTGTCTGCCGACTGTTTGCCACCGGCAATCAGGTCCTTCAACCATTTAACCAGTATCTTAGAAGAATCCCCCCCTCTGCGAGTGTCCTGTCCCATTTTGCTAGCCAGTTGATAGTTGGCAAGACTTCCGTCAGCCTCCATTTCCCTTGTAATGTAGCCTAGACATCTTTGCAAAAGACGGGAATCGTCTCTGtgcttgttcaattgaacgagCATGGTTTCCATCTCATCGtcaaatttcttcaaatcatcACCCCTCAAACCCCAACCTTCCTGAAAGCCAGCAGCAAAAGCTCCCTTGGCACCGCTGCTTGAAGCATCGCCAATCTTCAATATCTGTCGTATATACTTGGCTCGCTGGTTAATAAAATGGTACCGCCGTATGATCTTCCTTGTCAACTGCGGCTTGATCGTGGGGCCCTTCGCTGGACCTACAGTTTTCCCCGTAATGGACTTCCTAGACCTTCGAAGCATTACACAAAGCAGGGGGGAGCTAGTCAGATGTACCGTGTTGCGGTAAGCTTCACGTCCCCATCATTATTCCCCATCTAACGTAGTAGTAGTTCCACATGAAAAATTATTTATAGTGAGatggaaaaattttcgatgagatgagatgagttgcgatgagatgagatgaagGTGCAATTGACAAAGAAGTACCAACAATGTCTAGGAATGATAAGAGCGTAGAGGTTAAGGCCAcagatttgaaatggaAGAAAGTCGATGTTCCAGACACACTGGATGATTTCGATGGCTTCTATGGACTCGAAGAGCTCGATGGTGTGAATGTGAAGGTTGTAGATGGTAAAGTGACATTTACCGTTAGTGAGCAAGCAACTGGGGAAACTGAACAGGATCAAAGTACGGCAGCCATTCCCAATGACGATGCTGAAGTCGACAGTAGTGATGAGCTTATTGAATTCAAGAATTTTGACGATATCAAAGAGGGTGAATTAAGCGTTGCCTCAAGCGATTCAGAGGAGGGTGATGAGGTCTCTGATGACGCCGGTGCAGATGCTGACGCTGATGAATTGACGTCCAATGTGTTCAACGCCAATGTCAATTTTAGTGAGGTAGAGGTTGAGCTGCCAGACTGGCAGGCGTTAGGTGACTTTTCCATGACCACACTGCAAGGGCTGTCTAAACTCGGGTACACCAAGCCTACCGAGATCCAGTCAAAAACAATCCCTTTGGCTCTTGAAGGCCACGATATAATGGGCAAGGCCTCTACGGGTTCTGGTAAAACGTTGGCTTATGGTATTCCGATTCTGGAAAATCTCATCAAGGGTAAGGATTCAGCAAGGCCCGTGGCCCTGATCTTCACGCCGACTAGAGAGTTGGCTTCACAAGTGACCTCGCACTTGACGAACTTGGGGGAATCGATCTTTACAGGGAGGAACAAGTTTGCTATAATGTCTCTTACGGGCGGTCTTTCTATCCAAAAACAGGAGAGAGTACTGAAATACGACGGTAGTGGTCAAATCATCATTGCGACACCGGGTCGTTTCCTAGAGcttttggagaagaggagTGATTTGGTAGCACGTTTTGCTCAGATTGAGACTTTGGTGCTAGACGAGGCGGACCGGCTGTTACAAGACGGGCATTTTGATGAATTCACCAAGATCTTGAAATTACTGAGTCAGGCAAGACGTGAAAAGGAGGGGAAGAGGTCACACTGGCAAACGCTTATTTTCTCGGCCACTTTTTCCCTGGACCTGTTTAACAAACTAGCGTCGAATGGGCAAGGCCACACGTTGAAGGAATCTGATAACGAGTTGGAAGAAGtcttgaaacagttgatGACAAAGAtccatttcaaagagaGGCCTACGATTATCGATGCGAACCCATTCGACAAAGTGAACATGCAAGTCAAGGAGGCGCTCATTGAGTGTGCCCCCTTGGAGCGTGACCTGTACGTTTACTATTTCATATCGATGTTCCCCGGTACCACGTTGATTTTCTGTAATGCCATTGACTCTGTGAAGAAGTTGACCTCGTTCCTGAATTTCTTGCGTATCCCATCGTTCCAGATCCATTCCTCCATGTCTCAAAAGAACCGTTTGAGcaatttggagaagtatGAGAAAAAGGCTcagttcaacaagacacTGCATAAACCCACTGTGTTGATTGCATCCGATGTGGCCGCTAGAGGGCTCGACATACCGGGGATCCAGCATGTGATCCATTACCACCTGCCCCGCACGGCTGACGTCTACATCCACAGGTCTGGGAGAACTGCGCGTGGTCAAAGCGAGGGTGTATCCGTGATGATCTGCTCGCCGCAAGAGGCTATGGGTCCCCTGCGTAAACTGCGTAAAGTGTTGAGCAGTGGTTCCGAGTCGCAGCGGCGTCAAAAGAGGGGGCGAGGTCTGAAATGGCAAAAGGATGTGTCGCTTTTGCCTATCGAGGTCGACATTGTGAGGCAACTGAAAGGCCGGAGCCAACTTGCCGCGGAGCTGGCGAACCACGATGTATCGTCCACGTCCCTAAACAAAGACGAGAACTGGTTGAAGAAAGCTGCTGATGACCTTGGGATTGACGTTGATTCTGATGACGAGAAGAAGGATGTGTACCTGGCTAAGAACAGGAACCggaaactgaacaagactTTGGGGAAGGATGAGTACAAGATGAGAAAGTTGGAGTTGAACAGCATGTTGGACCAACCGGTGCGTAAGGACATGAGGAAGAAGTATCTGACTGGTGGGTTGACCAATCTTGCCGATGAACTCGTCAAGAAACGTGGTCACGGGTCTATCATTGGGCAAAGCGATACGGATGCGTTGGAgactttgaaaaggaggaagggcaagaagtagtagtagtacaCTAGACGATCTAAATAGCAGTAGATATATACTTGCAATCGTATAGATAGGTGCGCGTGTATGTGTGAAAAATAAATCTGTATAAAACATATGTTAGATTAATGCACTGTTAGTGGTGTCCACTTAGATGAAGTCGTAGTCTGACTCTGCGTCCTCGTCGTAGTACTCGTCGTCTGAGTCCTCCTGCAGTTGTTCGAAGTTGACTTTGTAACGCAGGATGGCACCGATCCCACCGAACCCAGTGACGAACTGGGACCCCTCCGAGGATCTGTCTGTGACGAACTCCAAAGTGGCCCCGAAGTTCTTGTAGTTTTCCGCGATCCATTCCACGAGTGGTTGTTCTGAGACGAGGTCCATTTCTTTCCCCGTTGCCTTGTCGATTGCGTACGACTTCTCGACGTCCTTTGCATCTGGTTTAACAAACTTCAATACTTCTTTATCCTCTGAGTCCTTGTACACGTACCGCATCGTAGCCAAGTTTTCGAACACGATGAGCGTTTCGACGGAGCCCAAATCC
The sequence above is a segment of the Huiozyma naganishii CBS 8797 chromosome 11, complete genome genome. Coding sequences within it:
- the MAK5 gene encoding ATP-dependent RNA helicase (similar to Saccharomyces cerevisiae MAK5 (YBR142W); ancestral locus Anc_3.122) yields the protein MSRNDKSVEVKATDLKWKKVDVPDTLDDFDGFYGLEELDGVNVKVVDGKVTFTVSEQATGETEQDQSTAAIPNDDAEVDSSDELIEFKNFDDIKEGELSVASSDSEEGDEVSDDAGADADADELTSNVFNANVNFSEVEVELPDWQALGDFSMTTLQGLSKLGYTKPTEIQSKTIPLALEGHDIMGKASTGSGKTLAYGIPILENLIKGKDSARPVALIFTPTRELASQVTSHLTNLGESIFTGRNKFAIMSLTGGLSIQKQERVLKYDGSGQIIIATPGRFLELLEKRSDLVARFAQIETLVLDEADRLLQDGHFDEFTKILKLLSQARREKEGKRSHWQTLIFSATFSLDLFNKLASNGQGHTLKESDNELEEVLKQLMTKIHFKERPTIIDANPFDKVNMQVKEALIECAPLERDLYVYYFISMFPGTTLIFCNAIDSVKKLTSFLNFLRIPSFQIHSSMSQKNRLSNLEKYEKKAQFNKTLHKPTVLIASDVAARGLDIPGIQHVIHYHLPRTADVYIHRSGRTARGQSEGVSVMICSPQEAMGPLRKLRKVLSSGSESQRRQKRGRGLKWQKDVSLLPIEVDIVRQLKGRSQLAAELANHDVSSTSLNKDENWLKKAADDLGIDVDSDDEKKDVYLAKNRNRKLNKTLGKDEYKMRKLELNSMLDQPVRKDMRKKYLTGGLTNLADELVKKRGHGSIIGQSDTDALETLKRRKGKK
- the BMT2 gene encoding 25S rRNA (adenine2142-N1)-methyltransferase (similar to Saccharomyces cerevisiae YBR141C; ancestral locus Anc_3.123); this encodes MLRRSRKSITGKTVGPAKGPTIKPQLTRKIIRRYHFINQRAKYIRQILKIGDASSSGAKGAFAAGFQEGWGLRGDDLKKFDDEMETMLVQLNKHRDDSRLLQRCLGYITREMEADGSLANYQLASKMGQDTRRGGDSSKILVKWLKDLIAGGKQSADNLTALEIGSLSKDNQISVSGIFKDVTRIDLNNSNDAKGILRQDFMERPIPENSADKFDLISCSLVLNFVPTPKDRGQMCKRFACFLKDYTSGVPTEGNNHHSYLFIVLPAPCITNSRYMTLSHFNGLMRSLGYENINYHEAKKICYFLFQRNNFNESQEPPLLQQQRKYQRKQKLNDGASMNNFSIQL